The following are encoded together in the Ictalurus punctatus breed USDA103 unplaced genomic scaffold, Coco_2.0 Super-Scaffold_100058, whole genome shotgun sequence genome:
- the LOC128630642 gene encoding histone H3 has product MARTKQTARKSTGGKAPRKQLATKAARKSAPATGGVKKPHRYRPGTVALREIRRYQKSTELLIRKLPFQRLVREIAQDFKTDLRFQSSAVMALQEASEAYLVGLFEDTNLCAIHAKRVTIMPKDIQLARRIRGERA; this is encoded by the coding sequence AtggcaagaaccaagcagaccgCCCGTAAGTCCACTGGTGGCAAGGCGCCAAGAAAGCAGCTCGCCACTAAGGCCGCCCGCAAGAGCGCGCCGGCTACCGGCGGCGTGAAGAAGCCTCACCGTTACAGGCCCGGCACCGTGGCTCTGAGGGAGATCCGTCGTTATCAGAAGTCTACTGAGCTGCTCATCCGCAAGCTGCCCTTCCAGCGCCTGGTGAGAGAAATCGCTCAGGACTTCAAGACCGACTTGCGTTTCCAGAGCTCGGCCGTCATGGCCCTGCAGGAAGCGAGTGAGGCATATCTGGTCGGTCTGTTCGAGGACACCAACCTGTGCGCTATCCacgccaagagagtgaccatcatgcccaaggatattcagctggcccgccgtattcgcggagaacgcgcttaa
- the LOC128630644 gene encoding histone H2B-like, producing MPDPAKTAPKKGSKKAVTKTAGKGGKKRRKSRKESYAIYVYKVLKQVHPDTGISSKAMGIMNSFVNDIFERIAGESSRLAHYNKRSTITSREIQTAVRLLLPGELAKHAVSEGTKAVTKYTSSK from the coding sequence ATGCCCGATCCAGCCAAGACCGCGCCCAAGAAGGGatcaaagaaagccgtgaccaagacggccggcaaaggaggcaagaagcgcagaaagtccaggaaggagagctacgccatctacgtgtacaaggtcTTGAAGCAGGTGCACCCTGACACCGGTatctcatccaaggccatgggcatcatgaactccttcgtgaatgatatttttgagcgcatCGCCGGTGAGTCTTCTCGTCTGGCTCATTACAACAAGCGCTCCACTATCACCTCCAGGGAGATCCAGACCGCCGTGCGCCTGCTGCTTCCCGGCGAGCTGGCCAAGCACGCCGTGTCCGAGGGTACAAAAGCCGtcaccaagtacaccagctccaagTAA